The window CTGGGGATAGCACTGGGGCTGGTGCTGGGCGTCGGGGCAGTTCTGCTCGCCGAAATTCTGGATAATAGCCTTCGCAGCATCGATGAAACTGAGTCCGTCCTCGGGCTCAAGGTACTCGGCACAATCCCGAAAATAGAATCGAGAAAGGATACTCGGTTCGCAGTTGTACCTAAGCAGAAAGAGAATCCGAAGTCAAAGCCTGTGGAGATAAGAAGATGAGCGATCAAACGTACAGATTAAACAGCAGATTGGCAAGCACCGAAAAGGAGTATCTCGTGCAGACGATCAATGATCTGCACCGCAATCGCGTACTATCATCGGTCTTCTCAGAAGGCGAACTGATAGAGGCATCGGAAGAGCCCCTCGAAAATGGAATTGACACAGGCGAAATCCTGCGGCGTGTGAAGGAAGCGCACGAGGAGAAGACGCAGGAGCTGGAGTACCTGATCGAAATGTACAAGGAAGCGATCAAAGGTCAGGAAGTCGATCGCATGGTCCATCTTGGTCAGGCGCTGCTCTACAAGAAAATGCCTTCAGAAGCCAGCAACCTCTTCCGGCGTGCCACTGAATTGGATCCTGAGTCTCACTCCGCCTGGGCTCATCTGGGTGCAACATACTTCATGATCGGGAAATGGCAGGAGTCATGTGAAGCACTCACAAAGTGTGTTGAGTTGCGGCCGTATTTTGCCGACTACCGGAACCAACTCGGAGAGACCTACCTGGCGCTTGATTCTTGCAAGCGAGCTGTCATAGAGTTTGAAGAGGCCATCAAAATTAACGTCTATTATGGTGAGGCGTACCTTAACCTTGCATTGGCCTACATACTGAATGCGATCCGACGTGAGGACTTCAAGCTATTCTCGACGCAGACGGAGATGACGACTGAAATGCTGAACAAAGCTGAGATGATCATGCCTGAAGCGATTAATCAGGATTTTATTGACGGTCGAAATTTCATCGGCAAGGGTGATCTCGACAAAGCGTTTCAGAAGCTCCTGAACGTGAGAGAGATGAATCGCGAGCAGAAACACAAAGATTTCTCGGGATCATATCTGAAATTCATGCTGGGGTCGAGTCAGATTAATGAGAAGCTCCTGACACGGCGGATCAAGAACCTCAAGCGATCAATAGCGGTCAATCCGCACTATGCCGATCTTCATCACGACCTGGCTATCGCCTACACTTTGCTAGGCAGCTTCATTCATACGAAAGCTGTCGAAGAATACAATAAAGCACTCGCCATCAACCCTGATTTTGATAGAGCCAGGAGAAATCTCAAGCTGGCTGAGAATGAAATTAAGGGTTTTGATGTGCTGTTGAGAGCGATTATGAGGGATTGATATGGCGTCGAATGGACGTGGTAATGGTAATATCATAGAGAATTTCTCAGGTGAATCGGCTACGGGTACCGAATTCCGTCGTCTGCTTCACAATATGCTGAATCACAAATCTCTCCCGGAAGATGGCAAAACGTTTCTAATAACGTCCTCCACTACCGGTGAAGGCAAGACGACCATATCATCCAATCTTGCCATAACTGCTGCGCAGTACAAGCTCAAGAAGACACTTCTCATAGATGCCGATCTACGACGTCCGACTGTGCACAGGTTGTTCGGGTTTGATCGTTCCCCGGGGCTGAGCGATATCCTTGAGAATGGACTCAAAGTCGAAGATACGTTCAGACCTACCAATCTCGAGAATCTATGGGTGATGGCATCCGGCAGCCCGTTTCCGAATCCTACTGGTCTATTTGATACGCCGAGGATTCCGGAAGTCATTGCAGCCACGAAGTTTTACTTCGATTTGATCATTATCGATTGCGCGCCTATAATCCCTGTCTCCGATCCGCTAATCCTGGGTAGAGACGTGGACGGGTTGCTCATGGTTGTTAAGGCGGGTGAGACTCCCAAGGAAGTCTGCAAGCGTGCCTGCGATCTTGTGCTTGAGGCGGGTGCGAATCTTCTCGGTGTAGCTCTCAACAATGTCAAAGAAGCCTTGCCTTATTACTTCAACTACCGTTATTACGGGTATCATTACGCCTCCAAGAAGTAAACGATGTTAAATGCTTTGACTGTTGATGTCGAGGACTGGTTTCATGTTCAGGCTTTCGCTCACATTTTCCCAAGCAGTGAATGGGACCAGCAGCGAGCACGGATCATCAGGAATGTAATCCGTACGCTGGAGATTCTGAGAGAGTACGACACGAAAGCCACCTTTTTCATTCTTGGCTGGGTAGCGGAGAAATTTCCGGAGATAGTCGGACTGATCCATGACAGCGACCACGAACTGGCATCACATAGTCAGTTTCACAGGCTTGTCTATAATCTCAGCGCGGAAGAATTCAAGAGTGATCTCATGCAGTCTATTCTGCAGATCGAACGTGCGGCTGATGTAACGATCAAGGGGTATCGTGCTCCGAGTTTTTCGATTCGTCCTGATCAAAGCTGGGTATGGGACGTGATGTCTGAGTGCGGAATTGAATACGATTCATCCATCTTCCCTGTCAGGCACGACACATACGGGACCCCTTCGGCACCGAGATTCGCCTATGGCATCAAACTCGACAATGAAAAGACCATTCTTGAGATTCCCCCATCGACTGTGCGCATATTCGGAACAAATGTGCCCGTCGGAGGAGGAGGATACCTGAGGATGTTTCCATACTGGTTCATCAGAAAGTCCATTCGCCGGATCAACTCCGAGGGGCAACCGGCAGTGATGTACTTTCATCCATGGGAGCTTGATGCTGATCAGGAGCGCGTGAACGCAGGACTTAGAAGCAGGATGCGGCACTATACTAATCTGAAAGCGTTCGAAGGGAAGCTGAGACGCCTTTTGGCTGACTTCAGATTCTCTACGATTAGCGATGTCTTCATCCGGGCAGCCGACGGTGCGGCAGTCTGACCGGGCGGTTAATGAATGATATTTGACGATGTAGGTATGGTATGAACAATGACGATTAAATCACTGTTATCAGGAAATGATGATGAACTCTAAGAAGTCAATTGTAGCAGTCATCAAGACTAACCCAGAGAGGGTGCTTGATGATTATGTGCGGCTGGCTGAGATGGCTGGTCTCAAAGAGGCTCTCGATGGCGGCAGCACTACGATTCTCAAAGACAACATATCGTGGCATCTTCCGTTTCCGGGTGCAAACACAGTACCGTGGCAACTGGAAGGCGCCATACGCGGGCTTAAGAAAAACGGCCTCGACGATCTTGTGGCAGTTCATAATAACACGGTTGTAACCAATCCATATGTAG of the Candidatus Zixiibacteriota bacterium genome contains:
- a CDS encoding DUF3473 domain-containing protein, yielding MLNALTVDVEDWFHVQAFAHIFPSSEWDQQRARIIRNVIRTLEILREYDTKATFFILGWVAEKFPEIVGLIHDSDHELASHSQFHRLVYNLSAEEFKSDLMQSILQIERAADVTIKGYRAPSFSIRPDQSWVWDVMSECGIEYDSSIFPVRHDTYGTPSAPRFAYGIKLDNEKTILEIPPSTVRIFGTNVPVGGGGYLRMFPYWFIRKSIRRINSEGQPAVMYFHPWELDADQERVNAGLRSRMRHYTNLKAFEGKLRRLLADFRFSTISDVFIRAADGAAV
- a CDS encoding CpsD/CapB family tyrosine-protein kinase, producing the protein MASNGRGNGNIIENFSGESATGTEFRRLLHNMLNHKSLPEDGKTFLITSSTTGEGKTTISSNLAITAAQYKLKKTLLIDADLRRPTVHRLFGFDRSPGLSDILENGLKVEDTFRPTNLENLWVMASGSPFPNPTGLFDTPRIPEVIAATKFYFDLIIIDCAPIIPVSDPLILGRDVDGLLMVVKAGETPKEVCKRACDLVLEAGANLLGVALNNVKEALPYYFNYRYYGYHYASKK